In Pongo abelii isolate AG06213 chromosome 15, NHGRI_mPonAbe1-v2.0_pri, whole genome shotgun sequence, a single window of DNA contains:
- the LOC134759940 gene encoding LOW QUALITY PROTEIN: protein fem-1 homolog A-like (The sequence of the model RefSeq protein was modified relative to this genomic sequence to represent the inferred CDS: substituted 1 base at 1 genomic stop codon) has protein sequence MDLRTAVYNAAHDCELQLLQKLLRGRSREELDKLTGXVPAWGRCCYRHLDVVEYLVDPCGASVEAGGSVHFDGETIEGTPPLWAPATWTWCLASVNRTTRTNSTPLRAACFEGHLEVVRYLVGEHQANLEVANQHGHTCLMISCYKGHREIARYLLEQGAQVNWHSAKGNTALHYCAGSSSLEILQLLLGCKARMKRDGYRMTPLLLASMTGHTNIVEYLIQEQPGQEQVTGGEAQPGLPQEGSSTSQGCAQPQGAPCCSFPPEEPLNGESYQSCCPTSREAAVEALELLGSMYVDKKADLLGALKHWRRAMELRHQWGEYLLKPEPPQLVLAYDYSREVNTTEELEALITDPDEMRMQALLILERILSPSHPDTSYYIRYRGAVYANSCNIECYIRLWKYTLDMQQSNLEPLSPMTASSFLPFAELFSYVLQDRAAKGNLGTQIGFADLVGVLTKGVREVEWALQLLREPRDSAQFNKALAIILHLLYLLEKVECTPSQEHLKHQTIYRLLKCAPRGKNGFTPRHMAVDKDTTNVGRYPVGRFPSLHVVKVLFHCGADRDSRDFDNNTPLLIAAQNNCLAIVNALVEAGAHTDATNAFKKTAYELLAEKLLAEKLLARGTMQPFNYVTLQYLAAQALDKNKIPYTGFIPEDLEAFIKLH, from the coding sequence ATGGACCTCCGCACCGCCGTGTACAACGCCGCCCATGACTGCGAGCTGCAGCTGCTCCAGAAGCTGCTCAGGGGCCGGAGCCGGGAGGAACTGGACAAGCTGACTGGCTAGGTGCCGGCGTGGGGACGCTGCTGCTACCGCCACCTGGACGTGGTGGAGTACCTGGTGGACCCGTGCGGCGCGAGCGTGGAGGCCGGTGGCTCGGTGCACTTCGATGGCGAGACCATCGAGGGCACGCCGCCGCTGTGGGCGCCGGCCACCTGGACTTGGTGCCTGGCCTCGGTGAACCGCACCACGCGCACCAACTCCACGCCCCTCCGCGCCGCCTGCTTCGAGGGCCACCTGGAGGTGGTGCGCTACCTGGTCGGCGAGCACCAGGCCAACCTGGAGGTGGCCAACCAGCACGGCCACACGTGCCTCATGATCTCGTGCTACAAGGGCCACCGTGAGATCGCCCGCTACCTGCTGGAGCAGGGCGCCCAGGTGAACTGGCACAGCGCCAAGGGCAACACTGCCCTGCACTACTGTGCCGGGTCCAGCAGCCTGGAGatcctgcagctgctgctggggtGCAAGGCCCGCATGAAACGTGATGGCTACCGCATGACCCCTTTGCTCCTGGCCAGCATGACTGGCCACACCAACATCGTGGAGTACCTCATCCAGGAGCAGCCCGGCCAGGAGCAGGTCACAGGGGGAGAGGCTCAGCCTGGGCTGCCCCAAGAAGGCTCCTCCACCAGCCAGGGGTGTGCGCAGCCTCAGGGGGCTCCGTGCTGCAGCTTCCCCCCTGAGGAACCGCTGAACGGGGAATCTTACCAAAGCTGCTGTCCCACCAGCCGGGAAGCTGCCGTGGAAGCCTTGGAATTGCTGGGATCTATGTATGTGGATAAGAAAGCAGATCTGCTTGGGGCTCTTAAACACTGGAGGCGCGCCATGGAGCTGCGTCACCAGTGGGGCGAGTACTTGCTCAAACCGGAGCCCCCACAGCTGGTCCTGGCCTATGACTATTCCAGGGAGGTCAACACCACCGAGGAGCTGGAGGCGCTGATCACCGACCCCGATGAGATGCGTATGCAGGCCCTGTTGATCCTGGAGCGCATCCTCAGTCCCTCGCACCCGGACACTTCCTATTATATTCGTTACAGGGGGGCCGTGTACGCCAACTCCTGCAATATCGAGTGCTACATCCGCTTGTGGAAGTACACCCTGGACATGCAACAGAGCAACCTGGAGCCTCTGAGCCCCATGACCGCCAGCAGCTTCCTGCCCTTCGCGGAACTCTTCTCCTACGTGCTGCAGGACCGGGCTGCCAAAGGCAACCTGGGCACCCAGATCGGCTTTGCAGACCTCGTGGGGGTCCTCACCAAAGGGGTCCGGGAAGTGGAATGGGCCCTGCAGCTGCTCAGGGAGCCCAGGGACTCGGCCCAGTTCAACAAGGCGCTGGCCATCATCCTCCACCTGCTCTACCTGCTGGAGAAAGTGGAGTGCACCCCCAGCCAGGAGCACCTGAAGCACCAGACCATCTACCGCCTGCTCAAGTGCGCACCCAGGGGCAAGAACGGCTTCACCCCTCGGCACATGGCTGTGGACAAGGACACCACAAACGTGGGCCGCTACCCCGTGGGCAGATTCCCCTCCTTGCACGTGGTCAAAGTGCTGTTCCACTGCGGGGCAGACCGGGACAGCAGGGATTTTGACAACAACACCCCGCTACTCATAGCAGCCCAGAACAACTGCCTGGCTATCGTGAATGCCCTGGTTGAAGCAGGGGCCCACACAGACGCCACCAACGCCTTCAAGAAGACGGCCTACGAGCTGCTGGCAGAGAAGCTGCTGGCAGAGAAGCTGCTAGCCAGGGGTACCATGCAACCCTTCAACTACGTGACCCTGCAGTACCTTGCGGCCCAGGCCCTGGATAAGAACAAGATCCCTTACACGGGCTTCATCCCGGAAGATCTGGAGGCATTCATCAAACTGCACTGA